The region atAGATTAAAAATGACATCTACTGATATTAAGACCAGAAAGTCTTTTGATATCAAGATTGGGAAGTCTACATATCGAGACCAAGAGATCTACTAATTTTGAGAGTGGAAGTCTACTGATATCGAGACTAGGATGTCTAGTAATATTGAGACTTGAAAGTCTTGCAATATCTTCATCGGGAGGAAACCACGAACATACAATATCTAGTTATTAGGCAAGTAGGGATGCCCTATAACCCCATCACCAATCACGCACCTCATGGCCCCTTGTCACTAACAAAATAACACAAGGAGGCTAACCAACTCTGCCCGGTTTTCCACCAAAATGGAGAGGTTAAAAACTATGCAGTTGCGCAAGAGAGAGGTAGTGCAATGCAGGGTACAAAACGATGCATAACAAGGTCCAAGAGGGAGGGGTGTAAGGCAGGGCACGAGGTGGTGCAAGGTGGAGCCCGGGGTGAGAAGAGGCGCGACTGCCGCCTTGGGCTGAGGTGCCCGGGGGCGCCAATCGTGCCCATCAGAGCCCCGGCGACATGGCCGAGCGCCCTGGGTGGCGACTGGTTGTGCCGCCACCCTGGGGCGCGACATCCACCCCTTAGGCGCGACCCCTATCGCGCCTTTGGGCGTGTGTGTTGCGCTCATCGTGCTTCCCATGGGGGATCTGCAAGGGGCTCGGGCACGTGGCGGTTGGAGGCTGGAAAGGACGGTTGAAGGACAGGACAACGTGGGACACGTGTCTGGATGTGGTTGGTGTTCTCTAGATAGCGTACTCGTGGGTGGATCATGTTGGATTGCCTACAATATAAAAGGGGAGGGGGGGGGTCTGGTTTGAAGCATTGGGCCAAGTGGTTGGTCTCCTCCCTCCTGCAAGGTAGATCCTCGTCCTGAACGatattaaattgtatatttttagtattgaaattgtgaattttcataatgtaaattatgtttATAAGTTAAAATACATAACacataaaaaagattaaattgtgtatttttaatattaaaattgattgCATTATTTAAAAGgaacttgtgaatacaaaacaaggtaatcaattacatatatgatatatgtttaACATTTTGTGTTTataatatacaaattgtgaatttttaaaaggtaattgttaatatctttaaaaaaaaaagaagtaattattaaaatataatactcagtatgtaaattgtgtatggTTCACCTCGTAAGTCCCGAGTCACAATAATAATTTGCGGGATCATAACCTTAAATTGCCGGAGTTTCAAATTTGCAGAATTGCAGCACTTTTAGCTTCGACGATCATGTCGACCAGAACTCTAACCCTTGGCACGAGAAGCACTCTCCGTCTCCGATTCTGCAAATTATTCTCCGattgttttcattttcagcATCCTTATCCCAGAATTCCTCAAAGCTTCCTCTCATCTCCACCACCCACCACAGCGCGCCGCCGCGGCAACCACCATTGCCGACCCTTTACATCTACCTCTCATTTGTTTCAACTCCAAATCCAATCGCAGCTTCAAAGCTCGGATCCATCTTCTCCTCACCTCGTGAACGAGCTCTCCCGGGTACTCAGCGACTTCAGAAATCCGCACCATGATATCGAGGCGGCGCTCAGTCCATTCCGCTCCCAAATATCAATCAATGTGGTTGAGCAAGTGCTCAAGCGGTGCAGGAATCTGGGGTTTTCCGCTCACAGATTCTTTCTCTGGGCTCAAAGGCTACCGGGGTTTCGACATAGTGAAGAGAGCTATCGCATTCTTGTTGACATCTTAGGAGGTAGCAAGCAGTTCCCACTGTTGTGGGATTTTCTCTTGGAAATGAGAGACGCTAAATCTTGTGAAATCACTCCACATATGTTCTCGATTGTGTTCAGGGCTTATTGCAGGGCTAATCTTCCTGACGATGCCATAAGGGCTTTTAGCAAGATGGGCGATTTTGGGATTGAACCGAATGTAGATGATCTTGGTCACCTTCTGTATGCGTTGTGCAAAAGAAAGCATACCTCGCATGCCCAAAAATTCTTTGACAGAGTTAAGGAAAGTTACCCACCTTGCACAAAATGTTATAGCATTTTGATTAGAGGTTGGGGAGAATTGGGGAAATTTTCACAGGCACAGAAgctgtttgatgaaatgcttcAGAGGGGATGTTCAGTTCATTTGCCTGCATATAATTGTCTCTTGGAGTCTTTATGCAAGGGAGGGAAGATGGATGAAGCTTATAAAATGTTCAGAAAGATGTGGTCGATGGAGCTTAAACCAGATGCTTTTACATACTCTATATTCATTCATTCTTATTGTCAGGCAAATGATATTCATTCAGCTTTCAAGGTTCTAGATAGGATGAAAATGTATGATCTTGTCCCTAATGTGTTTACTTACAATTGCATGATCAAGNggggggggggggggggggtctggTTTGAAGCATTGGGCCAAGTGGTTGGTCTCCTCCCTCCTGCAAGGTAGATCCTCGTCCTGAACGatattaaattgtatatttttagtattgaaattgtgaattttcataatgtaaattatgtttATAAGTTAAAATACATAACacataaaaaagattaaattgtgtatttttaatattaaaattgattgCATTATTTAAAAGgaacttgtgaatacaaaacaaggtaatcaattacatatatgatatatgtttaACATTTTGTGTTTataatatacaaattgtgaatttttaaaaggtaattgttaatatctttaaaaaaaaaagaagtaattattaaaatataatactcagtatgtaaattgtgtatggTTCACCTCGTAAGTCCCGAGTCACAATAATAATTTGCGGGATCATAACCTTAAATTGCCGGAGTTTCAAATTTGCAGAATTGCAGCACTTTTAGCTTCGACGATCATGTCGACCAGAACTCTAACCCTTGGCACGAGAAGCACTCTCCGTCTCCGATTCTGCAAATTATTCTCCGattgttttcattttcagcATCCTTATCCCAGAATTCCTCAAAGCTTCCTCTCATCTCCACCACCCACCACAGCGCGCCGCCGCGGCAACCACCATTGCCGACCCTTTACATCTACCTCTCATTTGTTTCAACTCCAAATCCAATCGCAGCTTCAAAGCTCGGATCCATCTTCTCCTCACCTCGTGAACGAGCTCTCCCGGGTACTCAGCGACTTCAGAAATCCGCACCATGATATCGAGGCGGCGCTCAGTCCATTCCGCTCCCAAATATCAATCAATGTGGTTGAGCAAGTGCTCAAGCGGTGCAGGAATCTGGGGTTTTCCGCTCACAGATTCTTTCTCTGGGCTCAAAGGCTACCGGGGTTTCGACATAGTGAAGAGAGCTATCGCATTCTTGTTGACATCTTAGGAGGTAGCAAGCAGTTCCCACTGTTGTGGGATTTTCTCTTGGAAATGAGAGACGCTAAATCTTGTGAAATCACTCCACATATGTTCTCGATTGTGTTCAGGGCTTATTGCAGGGCTAATCTTCCTGACGATGCCATAAGGGCTTTTAGCAAGATGGGCGATTTTGGGATTGAACCGAATGTAGATGATCTTGGTCACCTTCTGTATGCGTTGTGCAAAAGAAAGCATACCTCGCATGCCCAAAAATTCTTTGACAGAGTTAAGGAAAGTTACCCACCTTGCACAAAATGTTATAGCATTTTGATTAGAGGTTGGGGAGAATTGGGGAAATTTTCACAGGCACAGAAgctgtttgatgaaatgcttcAGAGGGGATGTTCAGTTCATTTGCCTGCATATAATTGTCTCTTGGAGTCTTTATGCAAGGGAGGGAAGATGGATGAAGCTTATAAAATGTTCAGAAAGATGTGGTCGATGGAGCTTAAACCAGATGCTTTTACATACTCTATATTCATTCATTCTTATTGTCAGGCAAATGATATTCATTCAGCTTTCAAGGTTCTAGATAGGATGAAAATGTATGATCTTGTCCCTAATGTGTTTACTTACAATTGCATGATCAAGAAACTTTGTGGGATTAATAAGGTGGAAGATGCCTACCAACTGTTGGATGAGATGGTTGATAGAGGAGCAGTTCCAGACTCTTGGAGTTATAATACGATTTTAGCTTTCCATTGTGATCATAATGAAGTTAACCAAGCATTTAGGCTGATTTCAAGAATGGATCAGTGCGGTTGCCAACCAGATCGGCATACATATAATATGGTGCTTAAAATGCTTATTAGGGTGGGAAGATTTGATAGAGTTGAGGAAGTTTGGGATGGCATGGAAGAAAGGGGATACTATCCTTCTGTCTCGACATATGCTGTGATGGTGCATGGTCTCTGTCAGAAGAGAGGCAAACTTGAGGAAGCatgtaaatattttgaaatgatGATTGATGAAGGAATACCACCTTATACCTCGACGTGTGAACTATTGAGGAATAAACTTATTGGTTTAGGATTTGCAGACGAGATAGATATACTTGCAGATAAGATGGAGAGAAGCACTTCTTGTTCAATTCAGGAGCTAGCAGGTTTGATGAGAGGTAATAGGCGTTGTGTCAAACACAGAGATGAAGGTGAATACACAGATGATAGCGATGCACAATAACCTTGATGGATGAACAATTAAAGCTTCATTTCAAGCTGATTTCTTGTTCTTCATTCACAAGCTTGAATTTTTCATTTACTAATATTCCCATTAAAAGTGACAACTTGAGCATCTCCAAAACAGACTAAGGACAATGGAGCTATCTAGACTAATTGTCAAGCAATTGTTCtggttattatattattgcattATCTCAGGACTTGTAGCAGGCTTCTTTTCTTATGTTCTGGGATCAGATTGTCAAATCAGGGCATATCAGTGATGATAATTGATATGTTGTTGACCTCAACGGTATTTGTTGCAAGCTCAAAGGAAGCCCCTCCTCCATTGCCATTGTGTGATTCATTGGAAATTGGTCTCTGGGTAGAGAGAAGATGTCACAGCATGAAAGCTGAAACAGATGCTTAAGTGGTGGCTGTTTTGTGCAAAGCTGATGCTTAAATCTTCCCATCCAAGGGACTTGTTTGGAGAAATTGTGAGAAGTGTGGTCTTGTGTGAAAGAAACAGCACTCATCCTTCAGTTCTTTCCATTCCTAAAGATGATGGTCTGATCAAACTTGAAGTGCTGATATTGACTAGAGGGTCTGAAGGGGAAACAGGAAAGGAAACTGCAGAAGCCCTGTTGAAAGAGAAGATTTTGCAATGGAAAAGAGATGATTTTATACTTAGAAATGCTCACCAGATTGCTTCTGTCAAGTGAAACTAATAATTTCAAGTTCCACACTGTGTATTACCTTATTTATAAAAGTTCCAACTTTTCAGGCACTGAGTTGGGTTGGCTCAAGTATATGAAAGCAAACTAGCAAAAGTATTCAAGAAcacaataaaattgaaaaattacccATAAAGATAATACAATTTGAGTTTTCTGGCATTTGCTAAACAGACAAAACATCTACAGAAAATAACTGTGGTTATCAGTATACAAAAGTTGAAGAATAGTTGTCTTGTTGTGTCACTAACATCAATTGCCAATGGGGCAAAGTCATCTAACAAGTATCTAATGCAAAGCTAACCAAAAGTCAATGGGGCTCAGGAAAACATTCATCTCTTGCCTTCATAGTTTCAgcatacaggaatggaattaTAAGAATAACCATTCCATCTATGAAACATCAAAAACCCTGGACAATCAGCACATTTTGAGAGACCGATCTCTTTCTTTTTTCAACCATATTATAAGCGCAGATTACGTTCATCCACTTTTATTGGTTTATTGGTTTTTTCTCCAACCCCAAGGGCCCCAACGTCCCGGCCTGACAAAACAActggaggatgtaaatcatgataactcaactgaacacagaggctagacATTTGCTCACTGCGCACAAGAAGCCCCTCAaattgagaggttgctcccacactgccgctggtgagactcgatctctgGTCTATTACTAGCAATACGTACTGGAAGTGTCTTTGGATCTTAATTATGTCGTTGGCACCAGGCGCGGGTCTATAACTAAAATTTGAATGGTACTACATCACCTGGCCTATCAAATCTGTTCTCTCTCTCTTAAACCAACAGTTTTTCGCGGGTTTTCTGTTTCTTCACTCCGTAATATTCTCCATCACTCTTGTACTATTTTCTTCAATTACATTTCACATCTCCTTAGCTTTATTGTTCTTCCAAATGCACTGTTTTTGACATCTCACCTCTTTCACATTAATACTGCTACTCCATCTCATCTCTTTCTTAGCTTTTCTGGGTGCAAAATGGCTCCGGATTTGCTTCATGGGACCCTACATGTGACGGTCTACGAGGTTGATCATATTAGCGGCGGAGGCGAAGGTGATAGACACTTTTTTCGTAAGGTACGGTATAGTACACTATATTATAGGATCGGAGTGATCTTCAATTCATTCTCGCTGAGCTGATTTAATTTGGTTCAATTCATAcgccattatatatattgtagttaGAATTTTTGATTTCTAGCTTGTTCATTTCATTTGCTATGGATCTGTTAGATTCATGGAAAATCCTAGTGTCTTCCATGTTGTTTTCAATTGATAGAAATCTCTATTATATTGCAGATTATGGAGCAAGTTGAGGATACTGTTGGTATTGGAAAAGGAAGTCCAAAGCTGTATGCTACTATAGATCTGGAAAAAGCTAGGGTTGGGAGAACCAGAACGGTTGATGATCCCGGGAACCCCAAGTGGGAAGAATCTTTTCACATTTATTGTGCGCATTCAGCCAGTAATGTCATATTCACTGTCAAGGACAACAATCCTATTGGCGCGACCTTAATTGGGAGAGCTTATGTACCTGTTAGTGAGGTTTTGGATGGGGATGAAATAGACAAGTGGGTTGAGATTCTGGATAAAGATAGGAATCCTGTTGAGGGAGGTTCCAAAATCCATGTGAGGCTGCAGTATTTTGATGTCTCTCGAGACCGAAATTGGGGAAAGGGAATCAAAAGTCCCAAGTATCCTGGAGTTCCTTACACCTTCTTTGGACAGAGAAAAGGGTGTAAGGTTTCCTTGTACCAAGATGCACATATCCCTGAGAAATTTATACCGAAAATCCCTCTGTCTGGGGGGAAGTTTTATGAAGGTCACAGGTGTTGGGAAGATGTGTTTGATGCAATTACTAATGCAAAGCATTTGATTTACATTACAGGATGGTCAGTGTATACTGAGATTACCCTAGTGAGGGACTCAAGGAGGCCAAAGCCAGGGGGAGACACTACGCTTGGGGAGCTGCTTAAGAAGAAGGCAAGTGAGGGTGTGAGAGTTTGTATACTGGTTTGGGATGACAGAACCTCTGTAGGCCAAATGAAGAAGGATGGTTTGATGGCTACTCATGATGAAGAAACTGATAATTTCTTCAAAGATACTGATGTGCATTGTATCTTATGCCCCAGGAATCCTGATAATGGTGGAAGCATCATTCAGGGGTTACAGATATCTACAATGTTTACTCATCACCAAAAGATTGTGGTGGTGGACCATGAAATGCCCGATGGAGGATCGGAGAAGAGGAGAATTGTGAGCTTTGTGGGCGGTATTGATCTCTGCGATGGGCGATATGACTCGCCTTTCCATTCTCTTTTCAGGACACTAGACACGGCCCATCACGACGATTTCCACCAGCCAAACTACACTGGTGCTGCAATCACAAAAGGCGGGCCGAGAGAGCCTTGGCACGACATTCACTCCAAGCTGGAAGGACCTGTGGCCTGGGATGTTCTGTATAACTTTGAGCAGAGATGGAAGAAGCAGGGAGGGAAGGATGTTATTATTGATCTGAGAGAGCTTGATCAGATTATAATCCCACCATCACCAGTGATGCTCCCAGATGATCAGGAGACATGGAATGTTCAGTTGTTCAGATCTATTGATGGCGGGGCGGCTTTTGGCTTCCCCGATTCACCAGAGGAGGCTGCCAAGGCGGGTCTTGTAAGTGGGAAGGATAACATTATTGATAGAAGCATCCAAGATGCTTATATCAATGCCATTCGCCGAGCAaagaattttatatacattgagAACCAATATTTCCTTGGAAGCTGTTTTGGCTGGGCTTCAGATGACATCAATACTGCAGAAATTGGTGCGTTGCACCTAGTTCCTAAGGAGCTCTCATTGAAGATTGCAAGAAAGATTGAAGCTGGGGAGAGGTTTGCAGTGTACGTTTTGGTTCCAATGTGGCCAGAAGGGATCCCAGAGAGCTCATCAGTTCAAGCAATATTAGATTGGCAAAGGAGGACAATTCAGATGATGTATAAAGATGTAATTGAAGCTATGAGAGCCAAGGGAATTGAGGAAGACCCCAGGAATTATCTCACATTCTTCTGCGTTGGTAATCGGGAGGTGAAGAAGAGTGGCGAGTACGAACCTTCAGAAAGTCCTGAACCTGATTCAGGCTATGCCAGCGCTCAGGCGGCTCGACGCTTCATGATCTACGTCCATTCCAAGATGATGATAGGTGAGTAAGCGATGCCTTTGAATAGAATCCAACTAATTAGCCAGCATGGGTAGCTCAGTTCGTTTTTGAATGATAGATTATGGATAATGATATAGAATCGAGCCTGACAGCTACACTGTGAGCCTACTCAATGTGGTGGACACCAGACTTTAGTCATCCCGCCTAATAGATAGTCAAATCATCCTAATTTATTGCTTTTACAAACACCTGCAGAATGTGAGTTATATCCAATGTAGTTGGCTTTTTGTAGGCACTAGACATTGGCCCTCTTGCCTAATAGATTGCTGCGTCGTTGACTCATAATTTAACACCTTTACAAATCCTGTTAGACTGAGGTGTGAGTCTTGGAGGCGAGGAACTTTGCCGTTTATGGACAAGAATCCAACCAATATAATGGATTCTTTGTGATCACCCGACATTGACATTCCTCTAAATGGGATGATAAGTCACTGTAATTTAACAAAATGAATGTTGTTGGTGTGTTTGCAGTTGATGATGAGTACATCATAGTTGGATCTGCGAACATCAACCAGAGATCAATGGACGGGTCAAGAGACTCGGAGATAGCCATGGGATCCTACCAACCTCACCATTTGACGACCAGCCGGCAATCCGCGAGGGGACAGGTTCACGGCTTCCGAATGGCGCTGTGGTACGAGCACCTGGGCATGCTGGACGACTGTTTCCTCCGCCCAGAAAGCGAGGAATGTATCCAGAAGGTGAACAACATGGCTGACAAGTACTGGGAACTCTACTCCGACGAAAACTTGGAACGAGACCTGCCGGGCCACATGCTTCGTTACCCCATCGGAATCAGCAGTGATGGCATTGTATCAGAGCTACCAGGATTCGAGTGCTTCCCGGACACCAAGGCTCGTATTCTTGGAGCTAAAGCTGATTTCCTTCCTCCCATCCTCACCACTTAACTGCTTGTATAAcgttttttttgtttgtcatTAGAAATAAAGTGGCGTCTAGTCTTATAATTGACAGTTTTTTGCTAAATAACAATCCATTTTCTTCAATTCTGTTGTAGTTAGTTGAAATCTGTTTGATATATTATGTACGCAATTTTTAGTGAAAATGGGTTTGTGCGTGCCTGATAcctaaatattatttatgtaattgTTATGTTGTTAGAGGGAGTTGATGATGACAATGTTGTGCCCTTTCATCCATGTTTGTAGCAGGTGATGCTACAAGGAGTGAGAAACATAAACTAATAAGCAAAAACTGAAATTTTTGAATCTTAATTAgctttaaattaaacaaatactaACTTAGTCCCTAAATTATACATTCTTTGCCATAGGAACTAATGCAgcctatataaatatgtaatatataattaaattagaaaTGCTTCTAAAGTCTAACcaactttatttattatgtgGTACTAGTTTTCTTTgaaatatatactttgaaaattttaatttcccaAAGTCAACTAGACATGCAAGTAGTAGTATGTTTAATCACTGCCATTTTACAAGTTCAACAACCCAAACCTAAGGATTAAAAGTCTAAAATATTTCAAGTTGCtcacatgtatacatatattattgtattaattaattaattaattaatcccaaaaatgtgaataaaatatttaattttccagGTTGGCGTACCATAAAGCAGGCTTCAAGCTAAGCATGTATACATGAACTGTCTTCCTAATTCACCATCTCCGTCTAATCAAAACTAAACTACTTACTACCTATAATAAGCTGTGTATTAATGGCTGAAATGGCCATTAGCGTGGCTGAGACGATTTTGCAGAAGATAACCCCCTTGGTTCAAGATCACATAAACCTAATATGGGGTCTCAGCGACGAGCTCAAGAAACTGGACTTCTTGGTTTCCCTGATTAAGGCCATCCAGGATGATACCCGCGGCGGGGATCACAACAGAGTCGATCAAGTCTGGCTCGAAAATCTTGATAAGATCATGAACGAAATCACCGCCGTTCTTGACTACTTCCAGCGCAGGGCTAACGGCAcctcgccggcgccggcgccggttTCTGATGATCAGAAGGAGAAGAAGGCGATCAAgagagaggaggaagaagaaggctGCCTCTCTCCACTCTCGTATTTCTTATCGGATCCCAATCCGATCGTTTGGATTCGCGACAGTTTCATGGCGGGCAAGATAAAGACCATCAGGCAACGTCTGTACGACAACCTTAACGACAAGAAACTTCTAGAATTCCACCCCGCCGTCAAGAAGAAACAAGCGTCGCCGTCCGAAGATACCAATATTATTATCGCACCTTCCGCAACAGCATGGACGCTCGCATCCGACTACATCGTCATTATCCAAATCAACAATTTGCCAGAAAAGCAAAAACTCCCATCTCTCCATAGCTTGCCTCGTCTCGAACAGTTAACGCTGGAACACCTCACATTAGAGTACATATTCGAAGCCGACAGCCCACCATCCGCCGGAAAACTCTTCCCCAAACTCAGAAAGCTCTGGATTCGGTATTGTCCCAATCTCAAGGGATGGTGGAATTGGAAGCTTCCGACGACGGACAACGATAAGTTCCCTCAATTCCCTTGTCTGGAACTTCTGGATATTAGGGATTTTAATGATCTGATTTGGTTTCCGGTCTTCCCAGGAATCTCCAGCACTCTTTATATGGTAAACGGGAGCATACGACATTTGGAGCGTACGAGGAATATCCTGCCAGATTCCAGGGGATTCAAGATTCAGTACCTGTGGCTTTCCCAGGTGAGCGACATGGAATTTCTGGACATTCAACTGTTCCCCTGCCTGATAAAACTGGACTTGTACCACTGCGACAACCTGCGGGGATGGGGAAAGGGCGATGACAGTAGGGGCAAAGTTCCGGCATCTTCGCTGACAACATTTGACCTACGAAACTGTCCGAGATTGGGGTGTCTGCCAAGAGGAATGCGGGAGCTTGGGGCTTACACAACAGTCAATATCAGTGGGTGCGATAAGTTGAAGGAGAAATACGCAACCAAAAGCGGTCCTGATTGGCCTTCGGGGGTGAATTCAAGTTATCTAACGCTTGATTGGTGATGATACATCCAATTCATCAATGCAATGCAATAGAGTGTGTTTCTTCACTTAGTTTGCTGCTATTATATTCATCCatcttgctttaattttattattatttagtagtGTACCCTAAGTCGGTGTGGTGGTGTGTCTATTTCTTGATTCAGTGAacatgatgttttttttttttttttgagtactactgactctattacaattgTAGGGTGTGTTTACTAAAGTTTTCTAAATTTTCTGTTTTCAGttctgttttctattctctATTTCCTCTTctctattttcaaattttctcagTTTTCAAAACTTTGTTTACCAATACCGTTTCTTGACAGTTTTCTGTCGTCCTCCATCCACCTGGGAGTCTCcactactacacagacggcttttaacgtcggctaagtagaccctttaacgtcggctaaaagccaacgttgatctggccgacgttgtaagtgtacacatacaacgtcggctatttacaa is a window of Ipomoea triloba cultivar NCNSP0323 chromosome 11, ASM357664v1 DNA encoding:
- the LOC115996372 gene encoding pentatricopeptide repeat-containing protein At1g52640, mitochondrial-like, with the protein product MSTRTLTLGTRSTLRLRFCKLFSDCFHFQHPYPRIPQSFLSSPPPTTARRRGNHHCRPFTSTSHLFQLQIQSQLQSSDPSSPHLVNELSRVLSDFRNPHHDIEAALSPFRSQISINVVEQVLKRCRNLGFSAHRFFLWAQRLPGFRHSEESYRILVDILGGSKQFPLLWDFLLEMRDAKSCEITPHMFSIVFRAYCRANLPDDAIRAFSKMGDFGIEPNVDDLGHLLYALCKRKHTSHAQKFFDRVKESYPPCTKCYSILIRGWGELGKFSQAQKLFDEMLQRGCSVHLPAYNCLLESLCKGGKMDEAYKMFRKMWSMELKPDAFTYSIFIHSYCQANDIHSAFKVLDRMKMYDLVPNVFTYNCMIKKLCGINKVEDAYQLLDEMVDRGAVPDSWSYNTILAFHCDHNEVNQAFRLISRMDQCGCQPDRHTYNMVLKMLIRVGRFDRVEEVWDGMEERGYYPSVSTYAVMVHGLCQKRGKLEEACKYFEMMIDEGIPPYTSTCELLRNKLIGLGFADEIDILADKMERSTSCSIQELAGLMRGNRRCVKHRDEGEYTDDSDAQ
- the LOC115997438 gene encoding phospholipase D alpha 1-like produces the protein MAPDLLHGTLHVTVYEVDHISGGGEGDRHFFRKIMEQVEDTVGIGKGSPKLYATIDLEKARVGRTRTVDDPGNPKWEESFHIYCAHSASNVIFTVKDNNPIGATLIGRAYVPVSEVLDGDEIDKWVEILDKDRNPVEGGSKIHVRLQYFDVSRDRNWGKGIKSPKYPGVPYTFFGQRKGCKVSLYQDAHIPEKFIPKIPLSGGKFYEGHRCWEDVFDAITNAKHLIYITGWSVYTEITLVRDSRRPKPGGDTTLGELLKKKASEGVRVCILVWDDRTSVGQMKKDGLMATHDEETDNFFKDTDVHCILCPRNPDNGGSIIQGLQISTMFTHHQKIVVVDHEMPDGGSEKRRIVSFVGGIDLCDGRYDSPFHSLFRTLDTAHHDDFHQPNYTGAAITKGGPREPWHDIHSKLEGPVAWDVLYNFEQRWKKQGGKDVIIDLRELDQIIIPPSPVMLPDDQETWNVQLFRSIDGGAAFGFPDSPEEAAKAGLVSGKDNIIDRSIQDAYINAIRRAKNFIYIENQYFLGSCFGWASDDINTAEIGALHLVPKELSLKIARKIEAGERFAVYVLVPMWPEGIPESSSVQAILDWQRRTIQMMYKDVIEAMRAKGIEEDPRNYLTFFCVGNREVKKSGEYEPSESPEPDSGYASAQAARRFMIYVHSKMMIVDDEYIIVGSANINQRSMDGSRDSEIAMGSYQPHHLTTSRQSARGQVHGFRMALWYEHLGMLDDCFLRPESEECIQKVNNMADKYWELYSDENLERDLPGHMLRYPIGISSDGIVSELPGFECFPDTKARILGAKADFLPPILTT
- the LOC115995864 gene encoding pentatricopeptide repeat-containing protein At1g52640, mitochondrial-like; protein product: MSTRTLTLGTRSTLRLRFCKLFSDCFHFQHPYPRIPQSFLSSPPPTTARRRGNHHCRPFTSTSHLFQLQIQSQLQSSDPSSPHLVNELSRVLSDFRNPHHDIEAALSPFRSQISINVVEQVLKRCRNLGFSAHRFFLWAQRLPGFRHSEESYRILVDILGGSKQFPLLWDFLLEMRDAKSCEITPHMFSIVFRAYCRANLPDDAIRAFSKMGDFGIEPNVDDLGHLLYALCKRKHTSHAQKFFDRVKESYPPCTKCYSILIRGWGELGKFSQAQKLFDEMLQRGCSVHLPAYNCLLESLCKGGKMDEAYKMFRKMWSMELKPDAFTYSIFIHSYCQANDIHSAFKVLDRMKMYDLVPNVFTYNCMIKXGGGGGVWFEALGQVVGLLPPAR